The genomic DNA TTTTCTAGCAATTTGGATTATAATCCATCAGCAATCATACAAATAGCAGAGGAGGAAGCAAAGCTTTGGTTCTTGGCATAGGAGGATTCTTTGGGACCCTCGCCTCAGGGCAGCTTTCGGCCAACTTCTAGCTTTACGGTTAATACTATTGACGCAATTACTAGGTATGGAACCAATCACCGCTGTTTtgtggatggatcttggaaggcgaCTGACCAGTTTATAGGTAGAGGATGGTATTGCATTTCTCCTGAAGGGGAATCTCCCACTATGGGTGCATCCAATTCTCTCCGTAGCTTGTCACCCCTccatgcagaagtggaagctCTCATTTGGGCAATGCGGTGTATGATTAGCGTGGATAATGAGGAAGTTATTTTTCTCATggactgttctgatttggtgaagatggtgtcttcgccttccaTGTGGCCTgcttttaagatatatttggacgtgattgaagaagataaggaaGAATTCCTATCATTCTACGTAGTCTTGATTCTCCTATCACATAATGGTAGTGCGGACAAGCTGGCGTGTCGTGCTAGAGTGGAGTCGCATCAGATTACCTATGTGAACAGTTTTCCtaccaattggctcgtttgagctgatcttgtactttgatgtaaaaaaaaataattatatattgtgtttttaatatattgtgaGATTGCTGTATTTTCAATCATTAggtcatctttttttattaaaaattaattaaataatataaaaggaagagagaaagagagagaatcgtTTTCAAGAATTAGAAACAACGTTGCTCAGTTTGATTATACACTTGTCAGCTTTCTATTGGttacacaacaaaataaatatattttttttctgagtaACGGAAAGAGTACTCCCGTCGTAAATGCTCTTAACGTGTTAGTCGGAGAGTTATCCTATtgttctttatttgtttatgtcATCAAACTTACCATTGGTAAGTTTAAGTTATTACTactgttgttgttctttttttttatggtaattTTTATTAGTCCACattagtgattttgtttttagttttcatatttgtttttgctgtTGAAGATTTtgcaatataaatttttattcgTCCACAttacttgttaaaaaaaatatggtaaaagaaacaacaattcttattttattaaatcaagTCTATATTATGAATTCATCAAACCAGAAAATCAGATTGAACATGTTAAGAGAACGCTATAACCAATATCAGAATCAAGAATTACTATAACCTTAGGTTCAAATATATGAAGATTTCCTCTCATACCCATTTATATTAACTTCAAAAACATCAATACGACAATACGTAATacattattttctctatttgttTAAGggtttaatttagttttgactTGTAATGTGGTGGTGTTTGAGTTCCGGTTAGGATTTATAAACAAACACTTGAGTTGTTTTTTATGTTCAACTCCATGAAGGTCCATACATGCATGGGACGAGTCCCGCTAAGATACTCTCCAATCTTTGCTTAAAAAAACTATCAAGAATACTTTTAGTTACTACTCCGTACATTAATACTCCCTCATATGTTAGATACCAAAATTGACGAGTTTCAAGTGTTAGCCTTTGATGAGAAAAATGCTATGTCAAGCGGAAGTTGCAGGAACATCCTCAGTAGGAGGTTGCACTGGTCTTTGAGATGATGGTGGTGGTTGTGGCTTTGGCGGTGGTTGTGGAGGTCTCTTTGGTTTCACCTTATCGACTACCTCAACTTCAACGTGATTCTGCAGGATGACACAAATTGCACACGTGTTGAAAGCAAATAAGCTCATCAAGTCACCATATTAGAGTATTAACAACAATACATACATGTGAATATCAAATTCAGGATGTCCAAGGCGGCCACCCCTTCCAAATCCCCACGTGTGTACTTCTTTATGAGAACTAATGCCAACATTATGGAACTTTGCAGCAGAGACCAACTTAATGAAACAGCCATGCAGTGAAATCAAGAggttgttttattttctcaccCAAGTTTTCTCTAAGATTCATAAAATCTGCTAACACTGTTTAtacgaaaaataaaataaagggcATGAAGCAATTATGAACCCTTATGAGATAAACGTAATGGGAACGGAGCAAACCCCTATTTTGATCAAATTCTTGAGCAGCAAGGAAAGCGGCGACCCTAAACCTAGAACGAAACAGAACTTCAACGTGAAACTGCAGGATGACACATTGACACAAATAGCACACGTGTTGAAAGCAAATAAGCTTCTCAAGtcactatatctatatatacatttttggagacatttatgaaataaatcttcaagttcaaatctatttacaatcatgccattGGCATTAAATTTTACtattgtttttactttaaataatatcaaattcagaatctaattgaagaagattttctcctattcaaatttccaaaagtaTCGGACCAACATctattagcattaaatattttatatttaattaatctattttctaaaaaattatactaaatatTAAACACAATTGATTAACCGTAGACAATAATAACAGCCTAGATATCAGATTAAACttcttgattttaaattttttttacaaaaaaatactctACCATTTTAATCGACttgcacaactataaatacaaaagtgttaaatgatatagagatatagcaacaaaaattacaaaatcaaattatcgtatacatataattataaaaatagaatatattatgtaaGACTATTATCTCtacattgtaaatgaaaaataaaaatcacaaaaagtatatttgttgactaaattaaatttaatgaacaATAAGGATATcctaactatataatataccACTACATGTTGATAATGGAAGTTATacagtacataatatattgatgtaaaattatagtaaatttaaaaaatacaaaagatattatttacatatatagttaatataataaataaattttatattgcctttcccaacaaaaaaatataggcCTGCGGTGTACTGCGGGTGAATATTTAGTTAGAGTATTAAAAACAATACATACATGTGAATATCAAATTCAGGATGTCCAAGGCGGCCACCCCTTCCAAATCCCCACGTGTATACTTCTTTATGAGAACTAATGCCAACATTATGGAACTTTGCAGCAGAGACCAACTTAATGAAACAGCCATGCAGTGAATCAACTCTGCCGGTTAGCTTCTGAAGATGTTGTTTGTTAGTTCGAAGTTGGAAGTTTGCACCATTCCCCCAGCTGAAAACCACTGTAGctactggaaaaaaaaagaagaaaatgaacacAACATTTCAGCTTCTCAAAAGTTTTGTAAGAAAGAGTGACCAAGATTCATGTTTTTCCTTAAAGTCAAGGTTGAGAAAAGATTAGTTACCCGAACTCTGTTGCTCGCAAATAATCTGAGCCACTCGACCTGAGACCAAATCAACCGGTTTTTGCAGTTTTATGTCTTCTAGAATCATAGCTTGCTAGTAAACAGATTTCATATTTAGGTTTTGAAACATCTAACGATCGAGAAACATCTACGGAATAGGTAATTAAATTGCTCCCATtacaaataagtttttttttttaaaaaaaacctaaccTTGCAAGTTCAGAGAAATAAAGAGATTGTTTTAGTTTTCTCACCCAAGTTTTCTCTAAGATTCATAAACTCTGCCAACACTGTTCATgcgaaaaataaaataaagggcATAAAGCAATTATTTACCTTGCATGTGTTTCTGGAGAATAAGTGCAACACAGTCTCGAAGTCGAAGACTTACGTCTCGTCTCAACCATGCCTCAGCGATCTCTCTTCTCCATCGCCACCCTACAGCCCAAATTCTTGAGCAGCAAGGCAAGCAGTGACCCTTATCCTAACACGAAACAGAACTCATCTCTATCATGTGCTTGCTTCACAAGTAACGGTAACATAAAGTTTAGAGAGCAAGTTTCGGCCTACGTTTGCTTGGGAACAAGACAAGGCCACTACGCGCTCGTGACTAGAGCTCACGAAAGTGGTGGTGGTGCCGTGGTAACGCCACCGTCGTCTCCTTCCGTGGATGAAGGTGGCGGAGGGAGATTGAGCCGGTGGAAAGTGGCGGTGGGGAGTGTGATTGGGTCATTAATTGGAGCGTTTCTGTTAGGGTTATTGGTGGTGGCGATGGTAGtgagagggaagaagaaagcGATGAGAGAGGAGATGGAGAGGAAAGAAGCACTTCAGGTTTCAATGGTGGGTCATGTTAGAGCTAATCCTAATGCTTCGAGAACAAGAACGGTTCCAAGATTTGATAATACTAGGTctactaacaagtaacaacaaacTTAATTAGGTAGATCGTCCTTCTTGATATGATGTTTTCCAATTGTAGTGTTAAttgaacttgttttttttctatttatgttgGATTGTGTAACTTGTAAGATCTTTATTGATTAGGAGACATAATACATATGtggaattaattaattaactgttTACAAAATGAGTTACTAAGAGTATTGTACCGCCCTTTATGTTGTTTCGGGCTACTTGGTTAGCACCTTTTGTAATTAAACAAACTTATAGACATACCCGCATGTGCCCTTTTTTGGCTATCAACGTCAACATATACATGCAACTCCATTTCAAGTCtgataacattattattttacccatattagctatagtttttatatgcattggaagagtttgatatgatttcaagttTTTGATGTCTATTaacaagtattttaggttttaagaAGATTTCACAGGTTTTGTAgtaaaaaaagaccaaaagacaaagaaaatacgtttcaggacagattcagagctttaccgTTCGGACCACTTTTGAAGAACTTATAGAACTCACATTTTTACGTGCTtagtgtctatggaaagctgagagAGTTATATTTATCCTCGAAGTGGATTGAAGTCAATCCATCCAGCcatccggaagttatgcccgatttaccgagacgtggtATAAACCGACGTAAGAAGAACCATCTAGCCGATGagcttttattgaaggcctgaccagcgactaTCACTGCGGCCAAGTCCAAGCCTCCAccacggtccagaagcctcCTACGCCTCCCCTTTTCCTGCAGTCaagaataaaatatgtttttacccttacaaaCCCTAATACAAgacaaaatcctataaataatcttcaagacctagggttttttttcctatttatgttggattgtaacttgtaagatcTTCATTGTTTAGGAGACATAATATGTGGAATTAAATAACTGTTTACAAAatgagttattaaaaatattgtaacgCGCTCTAAGTTGTTTTGGGCTACTTGGTTAGTTCCTTTTGTAATTAAACAAACTTATAGACATACTCGCATgtgccctttttttttttggctatcaACGTCAACATATACATGCAACTCCATttcaaagtttttgaaaaataataacaaacttatATATACAATACCTTTGAAACTAAACTTAACAGTTTTTCAGTGTCATTTTTTCGTGATTGCTCATACCTGTGCATACACATGAATTTAACCTCGTACATATTTTCGTATACATCAGGCTGGAAAATAGCATATGTATTTCAGTATTTGGAATCTTATCCATATACGCATCTCATCTTCGGTGTCAAAGTGAtcagtaaaaaagaaaatggtttcGTATCAGCCATGTTAAACATCTTGATAAACTTTttacgtacatatatatacgCCCAACATGTGACAGTTGCACCTTGTATactctaaaattatataatcatacAGTTGTTTTTTTTCGTCTGATTCTAGCTATCTCCTGTATGGTTAATGTATAGCTACTGTATTTGTTTACTCGTGTGGCCCGTATACATGTTCGACCACCATGAACTACAAAGAACGGATAACCAAATCGAAGAAGAACATATGATCAGTTCTTGATCAATGGAATAAAAATTGACATTCAACCTCAGTTCTTTTCGATTAACAAGACAACAAATTATGGTGAAACTGAAATTGATTCATTATTCAAAccaagaaataaacaaaaatacatcAACATAACTCTATATTGCATTTTTGACATTAAATATCGAGTTCTCCGTGAGGTTAATTACATTCTCGTTGGGAACCTTCTTCCATAAACTTCCATTACCAATTATGGTTTACATTATGGGCTAACCAGTACGTGATCGTATTCGTTGGGGACCCTAAGTTAAAGGATACGGCTCAATCTTTCTTGAGTACCAAGCTGTTGCGTTTATATgcaaaccctaaccatttctCGATTTCCATTTTGCATGTAATGGAGATAGGCCAGTTAAACCCAACTGTAATAATTTCACGCATAAATTCTGTATTTGGCCCTGAgtattagggatacaatattggaaattgagtagaatatttgcatatatatgATATGGATATCTCCACTCAATGTCAATTCATTTTGAGTTGAAAGCCCACaatctaatatggtatcagagcctagtCCGCAATTACTTAATCTAATCTACAATCGGTCCGGTCCAATAGTTGGTCCAACGATTTATGTCCGGACATACTGAGATTGATACCTACAAGAGTCATCAtctaattagtatatatatatatatatatctatatatatatatctatatatatatatatatatttactattttttcatGGTTGTTATGTTCCATTATCTTGTGTAttttcattgtgttttgttgCATTTAGTGTCCAAGTGAGTTTTCTTGCATTTTAGAGGTTCTATAATGTCTTTGTCTATGCTTTGGTGTGTTTTGTGTGTATTTTGAACCATTTCAGATTAATATAACGGAAGACACACATTTGAATGCAAACAAGATGACTGATGATTCAGAACCAGTCTGCAGTCCCTCAAAATATCCACTCGTATGAAGACCTTTCCTTGGGATTTAGCTCCCAAATTCTTCATAAAAGTTATTGGAATTTGAGTAAGCTTTGCAAtggacactacaagaaaatagtcgATTAGCGACTACAAGTAGCGACTACATTTGTAGTCGCCAAAAATAACGACCAGATAGTGACCACTTTGCGACTATGTTGTGACTACAGTAATTTAGTCGCCAAACAGTCACTACTTTACCGACCACATTAGatagtcgtaatatagtcgTCAATTTAGCAACTATTCTACGACTCATTCAGCGAGTCGTTAAATAGTCACCCcgtagtcgccaaatagtcataaaagacagttaaaaaatgtgttttttctGTGGGGGCCAACTGATATTGAGTAGTCGCCTATTAGTGGCATAGGTGtagtctttaaaaacaaattgcatCCATTTGTCATCTCATTCCAACACAATTGTCTTtccttccccaaaaaaaaatgtagatcaaaaaaaaaatttgactttataaaaacttttattttctccaaaaaaatatatatatagttcttaaaaaaacacaaaatatatatatatatatatatatatatataatggcagGAAATTTTTCATTAGAATTCGAATTAGTGGGGTTGGACCAATTCTCGTTTGGAAGTAGCCAAGATACAGTTCAGAATAATGGCGGTAAGTTTTTCTGTCCATGTAGTGTTTGCAAGAACAATAGATGTCTCTCGGGTAGAAGAGTTATGATGCATCCGTTCGATGCATTTTTTAAGAAGCCtatcatttttttacttttattcacAAACAATATTTGCATAGGATTTGTACTTATGAATATGCTCTATTTAAAGCATCTATATTGGTTATATATagaatcttttccttatttatttttttgtttcaatattcattaaggattaataaatactaaaataatttatgtgaagatttattattataattaagatagaaattatatatagaataatatattataaactctaatcttaaacttataaattaattcttaatcttagaaattattgaatttagaaattattgaacttagaaattattaaatttagttatatatagaattattgaacttagaaattttttttgtttaaggtcATTGCATTAATTTAGGCCCAAATCTAGGTTAATTACCCAATTTAGGCCCAAATCCATTAACattccgttaaaaaaaaaaccctaatcttcttatctcttctcatTCGAGACAAGGGTTCCTCGAGACAAACCCTAAAGCCGCAATCGACAGTCTCTCttcacactctctcttctcaatcgtctttctcttttcaatctctcttctcaatcgacactctctcttctcaatctctcttctcagTCTCTCGTCTCAATCATCACACGATGCCTGctcgaggaagaaagagaaaactcgATCGTAATCTTTCTCAGATTCCCGGAGGGTCAAGACTACGACATACTAATCTACCCAGTCAGTACGACTTCACGCCGGCAGTCCAAGCTCCTCGTACGCAGCAGACACCTGATGAAGTCCCCATTTTGCCACGACATTCAACGGAATCCCAGATCCGGGACTATCCTCCGCCTCAACAACTATTTCAGGGCTCCGTTACTCGCCAACCTCCACCTCAAGTACGCCGGTCTCCTTCAGTAGAAGTTAACTACAATCCAGCGACTCATGCAACTCTTCAAGATGACTCTCCGCCTTCTCCAGCTCAACGCTCTCAGGCTCGTAGTCATCAGACTCGTAGTCATCCATCGCATCCATCGTCCCAGGGCAACAACTTCGAAGAAGAAACTTCTACGGTGTTGCCGGAGCTCCAGGAGGACGTGGTTCGGGCTCTAAATGCCCTGCTTGTGGTGCCAGGTCGGGATAAGTTCACCACGGTCCTCTCTCCCACACCCTTACCGAACACCCAATGGTATGATTTTTCTCTCTTATCATGTATTTGTAATGGTGTTTTGTGAATGTTTGAAGAGAAATCTGTAGGtcaatgtttatttcgtttggtttattgtgtctttaggattgtGATTATgattgtgtctttaggattgtgtctttagattcatgtttatttcgtttattatgatttcgtttggtttattgtgtctttaggattgtgtctttagattcatgtttatttcctttggtttatgtttattcgtttggtttattgtgtctttaggattgtGATTATGATAACGAGAGTAAGTTTATTAtgatttcgtttggtttattgtgtctttaggattgtGTCTTTAGATTCATGTTTGTGTATTCATTGCTTGTGtattatgatatattgcttGTGTATTGAGATTCATGTTTATGTTTACTGATTGAAGTATAGATTGTGTTCATGCATCAAACCGTAGAAACTTTTTTGTGAATGTGCGTATgcgtattgtttcttttgactcATTAACTGATGCCTcttgtattgtttcttttggagGTTTACTCGTGACAAAGGGTCAaaacttgttcggaagattactaaaattcttctaaacaaattcgaaggtcccttctacagctggacatgtgtgccgcgggataaacaagagagatacttcaTTGAGTTCGCGGTAAGGATTTATGTCACATAgctttacatgtcttcttttcactcacaaTAAGCCTTATGTCACATAgctttacatgtcttcttttcactaACAATAGCTcctttttttctagaaaacccaCACCTAGGATCCTTTGATACCCGGAACTGTTCAAGCTTATTTTGAGAAAATCTGTCAAAAGCGGAtcaaagacatggttagcaATGTGAGGACTAGTCGAGTTCAACCAAACTGGATTGGAGACACTCTCTGGAGCACGATGGAGGATTACtgggacactgaagaagcacaacaaaagaGTAAACCTTACTTTGATGcccgtatgtctgaccgtaatggccTAGGTCCTCATGTCCACCTCTCAGGGCCAAAGTCTTATCGACAGCTTCAAGACGAAATGGTTAAGTAGCTGTTATTTTGCCACTTTCAATTCTTACttaactgttattttttttagttaatctcTTATAACATTGCAGGttgaggaattgggaagagaagtccgacttggtgaggttttcatcAAGGCACATACAAAGCCTGATGGTACATATGTTGATCGGAAGGCAGAAAAGATTGCAGGGACATATGAGAAGACTGTTcaagagaggttgtctcagCTCGAGGCAGAGTCTTTTGCTGTGTCAGATGGAGAATCACGGCCACGGGACCTCACAACAGAAGAATATACAGAAATTTTCCTGGaggtaacttttttaaaaaaccaatacaCATTTATAGTCTTGGAGTTTAATTTGTCATCTTCTAACCTCcacttttctcttattttcaagtccactgagaaggattcaagaggaacaccttatggagttggaagcctcaaggacTGCCTTGTCGATGGAACGCATAAGCAAGCATGTGGCTCAACTACCTTTGTGGCTCTCGAAGAACAGTTGAAGAAAGCTCAACGCATGATAGAAGAACAGGCTGCTCAACTGGAGCGGCTTGCTGCGCATGATGAAGAACAGGCTGCTCAACTGCAGCGGCGTGATGCAGAACTTGCTGCGCAATCCAAAGTTATTGCTGCCCAGAACGGCAAGATTGACCAATTCTCCATCGTGGAAGATTTTCTGAGGGAATGTGATCCGCGGTTTCAGAAGTTTGTTGCAAGCCATTCAGCTAAAGAGACAACTCCAACTCCATCAACATCTGCTTAAGGTACTCTTCACTTCTAGCTCATCTTATACAATCATCTGggatcatttctttttctttgtaccTTCATTTTTTCAACTTGACAGAACCTTAAGGTATTGTGTTATAACAGGGATCAATTCCAGATTTGAGAAGGATACAAGCAGACGAAGCTAACTTGGGAAACGATTGGAAGAagcttttcttgttgttttcttgatcaa from Camelina sativa cultivar DH55 chromosome 2, Cs, whole genome shotgun sequence includes the following:
- the LOC104718034 gene encoding uncharacterized protein LOC104718034; translated protein: MNPYEINVMGTEQTPILIKFLSSKESGDPKPRTKQNFNNSSLSCACFTSNGNIKFREQVSAYVCLGTRQGHYALVTRAHESGGGAVVTPPSSPSVDEGGGGRLSRWKVAVGSVIGSLIGAFLLGLLVVAMVVRGKKKAMREEMERKEALQVSMVGHVRANPNASRTRTVPRFDNTRSTNK
- the LOC104748619 gene encoding uncharacterized protein LOC104748619, yielding MEDYWDTEEAQQKSKPYFDARMSDRNGLGPHVHLSGPKSYRQLQDEMVEELGREVRLGEVFIKAHTKPDGTYVDRKAEKIAGTYEKTVQERLSQLEAESFAVSDGESRPRDLTTEEYTEIFLESTEKDSRGTPYGVGSLKDCLVDGTHKQACGSTTFVALEEQLKKAQRMIEEQAAQLERLAAHDEEQAAQLQRRDAELAAQSKVIAAQNGKIDQFSIVEDFLRECDPRFQKFVASHSAKETTPTPSTSA